The sequence CACACGTTGACCCCGGGACGGTAGACAACGTTGAACAGCAGCagcgaaagaaaatatatgtgaaCATCTCAGAGTCTGTGAAATATGGACAAGCAGTTGACATCTGGCTTGCGTAGTGCTATAAATAGATTGTACTCATTTTAGCATACGTACCAAGCCAAGCGTGTCCACGAGACTGAATGAAAGCAGGATTCCATCTCCAACGCCGTAGTGCGCTAAATGAGATCACCCTTCCTATAAGCTCGAGCAATGGCGGCCTTTAGGATCACATCATAACGATTTGGCAACAATGCGGGTCAGGTAACGCTGGCGTAAGCAACCAATCGCAGTGCCTTTTACATCTTCATTCATTATGCTCTACATTCGCTAAGTTGGAGTGGGTGTCTGGTGTCGGTGGCACCCTTTCCAGCAGTTGTCTCTCTGAAGGAACTGGTGCGCTCTCTTTGCCTCTGCGCCAGCGCTCGGGGACTGGTAATTTACGTGCTCTGACGTTTCCCTtacacgaatatacatatatatatatatatatatatatatatatatattatatatatatatatatatatatatatatatatatatatatatatgtgtgtgtgtgtgtgtgtgtgtgtgtgtgtgtgtgtgtatatatatatatatatatatataatatatatatatatatatatatatatatatatatatatatatttatacatacacatttacacacacacacacacacacacacacacacacacacacacacacacacacacacacacacacacacacacacacacacacacacacacactcacacacatatatatatatatatatatatatatatatatatatatatatatatatatatatatatacatatacatatatatatatacatttatatatacatgcatacacacaattatatatgtatatatatatatacctacacacatctatatatacatacatacacacatttatgtatatatatatttatatatacacacatgcgctcgcgagcgcgcgcgtgtgtgcgtgtgcgtgtacgtgtgcgtgtgcgtgtgcgtgtgcgtgtgcgtgtgcgtgtgtgtgtagtgtgtgtgtgtgtgtgtgtgtgtgtttgtgtgtgtgtgtgtttgtgtgtaacatattaaatgtgtgtgtatttatgtataaaaatatatgataatatatatatatatatatatatatattttatatatatataatatctgtgtgtgtgtgtgtgtgtgtgtgtgtgtgtgtgtgtgtgtgtgtgtggtgtgtgtgtggtgtgtgtgtgtgtgtgtgtgtgtgtgtgtgtgtgtgtgtacatatatatatacgtgtacgtgtacatatatgggtgtgtgtgtgtatatatatatatatatatatatatatatatatatatatatatatatatatacatacacacgcacacacacacacacacacacacacacacacacacacaccacacacacacacacacacacacacatatatatatatatattttatatatatatatatatatatatatatatagttttttttatttatttatttatttattttatttattttatattttattatatatttatatatatttatacacatatatacatgcttacatacatacatacatacttatatatatataatatatatatatatatatatatatatatattatatatacaaatatatataacacacacacacacacacacacacacacacacacacacacacacacacacacaccacacacacacacacacacatataatataatatatatatatatatatatatatatagatatatatatatatatatatatatatatatatatatatataatatatatatataataatattatataaatatatatataatatatatatatatatatatatataatatatatatatatatatataaatatatataatgaatagaaaaacgctcttccgtgttgatacgatggaagaaaaacacacaatacaaaaactagatttattgaaaatgagactacagtttcgaaatccacctggattccatcctcaggttggaatccaggtggatttcgaaactgtagtctcattttcaataaatctagtttttgtattgtgggtttttcttccatatatatatatatatatatatatatatatatatatatatatataaaatatatatatatacacacacacacacacacaccccacacgcacacgcacacgcacacgccccacccccacacacacacacacacaccacacacacacacacaccacacacacacacacacacacacacacacacacacacacacacacacacacacacatacacatatgtgtctacctatctctctatctatctatctatctatgtatctatgtatctatatatatatatatgtatctatctatctatctaagtatatatatatgtatatatatatacactatatatactatatatatatatatatataataatatatatatatatatatatggttttatctatattatatatatatatatatatataatatatatactatttgcatttaatatatatagtttaaaaagtttatactagatatatatatgaactatatattaaatatattatctagatagatagatagatatatagaagatagatagatagatagataagtacatagatagatagatagatagatagatagatagatagagagatgggtagacacatatgtgtatgtgtgtgtgtgtgtgtgtgtgtgtgtgtgtgtgtgtgtgtgtgtgtgtgtgtgtgtgcttgtgttgtgtgtgtgtgtgtgtgtgtgtgtgtgtgtgtgtgtgtgtgtgtgtgtatatatatatatatatatatatatatatatatatgtatatttataatatatacataaatatatatatatacatacatacatacatatatatatatatatatatatatatatatatatatatatatatagagagagagagagagagagagagaggggagagagagagagagagagagagagagaggagagagagagagagagagatatgcacatatatatatgtgtgtgtgtgtgtgtgtgtggggtgtgtggtgtgtgtgtgtatatatatatatatatatatatatatatatatatatatatatatatatatatatatatgtatatatatatatataatatatatatatatatatatatatatgtacatataattataatatattatgatataattttatatatatatatatatatatatatatatatatatatatataattatatatatactatatatatgcacaagatcattgttgttattatattatacattattactattatcattattgatattgttattattatagttattattagtatcattattacgattattattattgttgttctttgctattattattttgttgtaattttgttattattatcaatatttattaatattactattaatattattaataccatcattattgttgttattttcgttatcattgttatcgttagtaGTTGTggttcagtagtagtagtaatgctaaaataattaaataataatgatgatgatggtgacaagaacatcgcattatcattattagtattaccgttaaaagtatattattaacctaatattgatcatgataatgttagcagtaatgacaatattaattatgataataatgataatattcacatacatatacatatatgtgtgtgtgtgtgtgtgtgtgtgtgtgtgtgtgcgtgcgtgcgtgagtacatgcgtgcgtgcgtgtgtgtgtgtgagtagagatacatgtatatacatacatacgtacatccatattcatatacatatatgtgtacatatatatatatatatatatatatatatattatagaatatattataatagaataaaatatgatattaatatatgtataaattataatatataattatataataatattaaaatatatatatatatatatataatatatatatatatatatatatatatatatataattataaataacacaccacacacacacaacatacacacacacacacacacacacacacaccacacacacacacacacataatataatatatatatatatatatatatatataatatatatatatataaaaatgttttatgttatattatatatataatagtatataatatatatatatatatatatatatatatatatagggatataaaatatatatatattatatatatatatatatatatgtgtgtgggtgtggtgtggtgtgtgttgtggtatgtgtgtgtgtgtgtgtatggtgtgtgtgggtgtgttgtgtgtgtgtatttatatatatatatatatataatatatatataaaatatatatgaatacatataatatatataaacatatatctataatatatatatatatatatatatatatttatattatatattaaaataataatatataaaatatatctatatatattatatatgttatatatatatatatatatatatatatatatatatatatatatatatatatatagtgtgtgtgtgtgtgtgtgtgtgtgtgtctgtgcgtgtgtgtgttttgattatatatatgtacatataaattatatatttatatatagataaaatataaatattatatatatataaatttttatatttatattttatttttatataatcttttatatattatatatgttatttatttatatatatatgggtattataattttttaggtggtggtggttgtgtggtgtgtgtgtggtggggggagggtggggtgtgtgtgtgtgtgtgatgtgtgtgtgtgtgtgtgtgttgtggtgtttttcgcacgcacacacacacaccccacacacacacacacacacaccacacacacacacacaaaccccaacacaccacacacacacacacacacgcacacacacacacaccaaataaaaaaaaacaaaaatgaataatgaagtaaaaataataaaaataaaaaaaaaaaaatatataaaaaaaattttaaatataatttgtaatacTTTTTTTAAGAGTAACATACAAAGTGGTGAGTGAACGGCGGCGTGCGGTGATGGGTTTttaaaacgcacaaaaaaaacaaaaggggaaaataaatataaaaataataaaaaaaaaaaaatataataaaacaaaaaaaaaaaaaaaatgaaaaaataagagaaaaaaaaaaaaatttaattaaggaaaaaaaaaaaaaaaaaaaaaaaaataacaaaaaataaaaataaaaaaataaaaaaaaacaaaaattaattttaaatattaaaattttaaaatatatatgtatatattaaaaataatataataaatatataaatgtaattatttttaaagtatatatataaataattattaaattaaaattataatatatatatataataatataatatatacatgaattaattttataatatatagtaatatatatatatatatatatatatatatattttattttatataattattgttgtgtgtgtatatatttatatatattatatataattttttatatatatatattatatatatattgtgtgtggtgtgtggtgtgggtggtgtgtgtgtgtgtgtggggtgtgtgtgggtgtgtgtgtgtgttttgtgtattataaatatttttttttttcggtagggtttattttaattaaaatatataatataattatattatatatatataatatatataatatatatatatctagtatcatataatatatatataatattaattatataatatattataacggggtggttttggtgttggtgtgtgtggtgtggtgtgtgtgtggtgtgtgtgtgtgtgttggtgtgtgtggggtgtgtggttgtgtgtggttggttgtgtgcaATAGTGTGTATATAGGTTTTCCAGATGGTAAtaacacacattatgtgtgtttttttgggtgtgtgtgtgtgtggtttttgtgtgtatgtagtatgtatgtggggggtgtgtgggtgtgtgggtgtgttgttgtggtggtgggtggtggtgttgttgtgtgtgttggggtgtggtccatagcatacatatatgcattttacatatattgcatacatatatacattatgcacttatacaaaaattatattaaaattaattttaaaatatataacaaaaaaaatataatacttacaGTGTGTGAgggatatgtaatataatatcaatacatgTGTATGTTGGTGATGTCcctatttacagatatatagatcgtagaaaaaaacacaatgcaattTCTGGATTAGTGGAAAATGAGAGTACATTTCGAAATTCCATctcaatatattattaaattatatatttttaaaatataaaaataatatcataatttataaatataatataatatttatatatatatatatatatatatatatatttatttatttatttatttattttttatttatttatttatagatagatagatagatagatagatagatagatagatagatagatagatagttaggcagatatgtgtgtgcgcgcgtgtgctcCTCGGTGGCCGTATGAGGTGAGGCGGCAGAGCGCCAGACGACCCGTCGACTAACTAAGCGCGTCTCCGCAGAGAGGATGATGGCGGCTCCCTGTGTGGCCTTCACGCCGGTGCCAAGCGGATCTCCTTGTTCGTGTCCGGGAGTGGCCTCTCTCGCCAGGTCAGTGGAGGTCATGACCTGTAATGAGGACCCCCGCATCACTTCCACAACGGCAGAGACGGGACGCGACCTGATCCTGGCGGCCTTAAGAGTGACGTCGAGTGACCACGGTCTGCCCACGCTGAGGGTCACCCCGGGGGACCTGGCCTACCTGGCGGAGGGGGCAGACCACATGGTCGTCAGGCTCCTCGGATTGGTAAATGTTAGCGTTTGTATTAGTATCGTGAGAAATGGCCCATTGGCTCATCTGTTAAAAAATACGGTTATGTTCAAAGGTTGGACTCAGGCTAGGGTACTGCTTTgtcatttttatgtttgtatgttttttgttttgttttttctttaacaaatgcGCCTCGACAGGGACAAGTTCTCCGACTCCGCAAAACCGACGTCGGCTCGAGCACCAGCCGGGAAGACCTGATCCTCCGGGCGAAGAAGGACGAGGAGTTCTTCAAGAACGTCGCCCGCCCTTTCCTGAGCCCG comes from Penaeus monodon isolate SGIC_2016 chromosome 2, NSTDA_Pmon_1, whole genome shotgun sequence and encodes:
- the LOC119579598 gene encoding uncharacterized protein LOC119579598, coding for MMAAPCVAFTPVPSGSPCSCPGVASLARSVEVMTCNEDPRITSTTAETGRDLILAALRVTSSDHGLPTLRVTPGDLAYLAEGADHMVVRLLGLGQVLRLRKTDVGSSTSREDLILRAKKDEEFFKNVARPFLSPLLTDESHLVIVEPAALMAFKETVEARRPGQRSWAGRDTAEWPVDRHIDRQIKKQINQVALLIGI